Genomic DNA from Prunus persica cultivar Lovell chromosome G1, Prunus_persica_NCBIv2, whole genome shotgun sequence:
tccaaaataattgtttaggtaaaaaaatttatgaaaaaaaaagaagaaagaatagtatttgccatttgccatggcaactgCTAGAAACACACATTGCTTTTTGtaagggcagccactattctcGTGAATAGTAGTTGCCCTAgccccccttgccatggcaaatggcAAACtgctggaagtgctcttaagagcatttccagcagttagccccttgccatggcaaggggagcCCTAGGAcagctactattcacgtgaatagtagttgCCTTAGCCCCCCAACAAAGTGTGTTTCCAGCAATTTaggcttgccatggcaaatactactcattttttttttcacaactttgtttacttaaacaattaatttgtataatattttcggataagatttttgggttcctacgtgtcggataagattttcggtttcaaatttcagatacatttcagatacatttcaaaattcaaatttcagataaatttaaaatgtcaaatttcagataagattttcaccatCTAAGattgcgccacgtgtcataTCTATATGcctaaatttttctataaaaccagaggctcagctcatacctcccacaccagatcttctctacatttccatttctcatattttagatttcattctccattctcaatggcagacatgcaagaggttttggagaggcaagagcgagaaactagagaaagaatgcgtagacgagctgcaagcaaaagggcgcagagagaactagatgagcaacttagcatagcagttgctttgctggaggaagaaaaccagAGCCGCCGTGGTTCACGAGAAGGCTGTGGCtcgaatgtggacagacatagacattctCAAGGTAAGAATCTtctggaagattattttatcccacattCTCTATACTCTAATGTTCATTTTTGAgcgagatatagaatgcaaccccatttgttcaataaagtcatgcatgatatttgtaattatgatgaatactttgttcaaatgacaaattgtgctggaaatttgggacttcttccCTAGCAAAAGTTCACAGCtgtgatacgaatgttggcatatgggtcatctgctgatcaggtggatgaggttgtccggatggggaagtccactattttggagagttttgtgagattttgtgatgcagtggaaactctgtacaccagGGACTACCTGCGCAGACCTACGCccagggacctgcaaaggcttctacaaaaagctaAGTCTCGTGGATTTCCtagaatgattggtagcattgactgcatgcactggcagtggaaacattgtccaactgcttggcaaggggattatggaaatagaaaagggcataaaagtatcatcctggaagcagttgctggttttgatacatgggCTTGGCACGCCTTCTTCCGAGTTGTCGGATCTCAAAACGATTTGAACATCCTGGGTCAATCCCTagtgttcaatgatgttttgagaggtgaagcctcaaatatcacatatgaaatcAACAGCACCGTATACCATAACGGGTATTATCTAGTTGATGacatctacccgaggtggacaacatttgtgaaaacaattccacatCCCTGATCCCATAAGCAAAAATTTTTTGCTGGCTATCAAGAGGGGTACATAAAAGATGTTGAGAGGtgctttggtatccttcaagcCCGGTGGGCTATTATCAGGAACGCGGTGCGTCTAtttgacgaggaggtgcttaggagtataatgatgacttgtatcatccttcacaacatgattgtggaagatgaGCATGATTACGATGCTGATGAAGTGTATGAACCAAATCTCATGGACACGGCCCtaacacgaatttatgaaaaacccatggggccaaatggagaaccagtgcagcatgaaccgttggttagaGACAGTAGTTTCATGTCCCGTATGATTGATCGCTACACGGGGATGCAATCATCATATATTCATGAACGCCGTCAAGTTGATTTGATGAAGcatttatgggcggtgaaaggcaatgaagtgaatgaagtgaagtgaagatgtttttttaatttattatgtttatgttgtatttttagttatgctttattttttttatgctttagttgtgggttgtttattttttatgctttggttataGTTTgctttttatgtatggaatgttttgaataaaaaggaattttgttgaatattttctttattcactaaaagaaaataaatacaattaataaaataaaatacatgaattaaacaaaacaaaaaatacaatgaaatgaaaggcaagtaaactaagacataaaaggcaagtaaactattttaatggttttcatcatttaaccaatccgtgttgctaggtccatcgtcacgaaaaagtcttcgtctcataacattccttcgttctagcttccaaaattgttttgtttcaggggacatatggcttgtatccatgggccatggtttcccgatcttttttttcagtgttttgttcgcgtacatactccctttctttgcgtacatactccctttcttttgcatattctagTTGAATTGTCATATcatgctcttgttgtttcaagtccatttcaattctcatggcttggtgctttggaagttcctccaaaaatttagatgcattcttgctagaattactccctctcttcgcctttgcctccttcctcccaataggccttggctccttttcaatgggtgagtcttgactcatcggggaatccataggggaatccataggtgaatccgatgccggTGTCTCATGGAGTGACGTCTCATTCAACACTACCGTCGGACCCGTTagaataatttggaatctcttacaaTTCTTCATCACCTCCCAAcaatgggtatggttgaaactttttttacCTTGCCCagtagcaccaaaccacatttgtgcttgcataatctataaaaaaaaattaaatgaaaatgcaagaaactttaaaaaatattggcaatgcaacatgtaaaaaaaaaaaaaaaaaaaaaaaaaaaaactaatgcaaatgcaataaatttttataaaaaatgcaacatgtataaaaaaaatacaataaatattaacaaaatatataaattacaagaaacatttaaataaaaattaatatgatatagaaattaatagaacgaaaattacaaataatttacctcactaCTAAGGTTTTCCCCGCTTCTAtggttgtccatcgcttttaccaaggcatttctccattttgccaactctttattaagaatTTTCCACCCACTAGATAATGTCATTTCTGTACGTGTCGAACTAAttgccctttcacaaaatgcctgatgaatttttttccacatatgacaaaatttaatctcattgcctgttacgggacaatgactaacttggacccaagcctcacacaagctaacatcttccatcatgctccatgcccctccattttcactagaagaacccataatatgatagagaaaaatacaacttgaaagtgaaaaaaaatattgagtagaaagtgaataatagtagaaggagaagaaaatgttagaggatttggtgttaaaagtgaagagtattggttggtatttatacaaaaaaaatgcagtattttttgtgtattttttaaaaaaaattcaattttttttcatttttttattgcaaaaaaattggctgccgttggattgaagaaaaaaatcgaaTTGGAGAGCCAATACACCGACACGTGTAAGGTAGCCGTTGGCAGCTACTGTAGCAAGacgtttgaatttttttttaacgtttagcgaaaaaatttgaaagctAAAGGGCTGACGCCAGCTTGGCGTTAGCTATGACGTCGCAGCCCTCGGGCTCTTGCTCGGGCCAGCCCAGTCTCGTGGCCCCCACCTCTTGCCCGGGCTGCCTTTTGTTGCTGGAAACTCGTTTTTCTCCCAAACACNNNNNNNNNNNNNNNNNNNNNNNNNNNNNNNNNNNNNNNNNNNNNNNNNNNNNNNNNNNNNNNNNNNNNNNNNNNNNNNNNNNNNNNNNNNNNNNNNNNNCCCCACTTTAGAGATCGAGGTGTAAATTTGGGTCTGGCCTTGTGAATCTGTAATCGATCCAAGCAATCCATTTCTTTACGAGTAGATCGTCTACGTATGGATAATGTTTTTTCCAAGATAGGataccccccccccccccccccccccccaaagcCCGAGTCCAGCCTTAGTTGTTGGACTTGCTCTAAGGTAAGAGTAATTAGGCCTAGTAAGAGAAAACATCTTTTGCTGGGTTGAGCCAGTTTGAAGGCCCCAAGAACAGCCTGATGACAAATTCATGGGAACAGTCCAATACAAACAAAAGGTACAAATGTGTTATTTTTGCTCTCTTAAATTCAACCAATGTCCACTTGTATGAATACAAAATTGATGGGGCGTAATTATACGTTTGCGGTATTAAGGATTTTGATGCGCcctattcttttatttttttcttgttggatTGTGGACAAAGATGTTCAGATAATTTCAAGACAATGTAATTGACATTTTATCTGTAATAGCAGATTAGCGATTTAAACTAATAATCGtattaaacaaaatgaatttatACACACAATTTGTgacaaatttcttgaaattaaaaaaagtcaaattaGAAATTATTGTACTACAACAATCCAATTCAAAAGAATAGGCCTACCTGAAGTGTACTACGGTGTAATTATCAGtcgagggaaaaaaaaaatgaaaggctAATAATAATCTTGAGCAAACTCTATTCTAAGCTGAACACCAAAACTGCAATTCAGCCAGGTTCATGTCTTCTTGCCCAAATCACGAttctcatctcatctcatctgATCCTTCAGGGCCACTTGCCACTTGCCACTTGGACATGCAACACCGCAGAGGCTATTTCCTATTGGTTTCTAAGAGACCTATTGCCCCCTAAATGAAATTATCATtacaaaaaaaaccccacatcccttacaaaattaagattaACTGAGTAATTATATTACAAACCGCCTCTAGCAGCACATACATACAGATGAAACCAGGAAAATATCAGGAAATGCATTACTGAGCACGTAAGAGACATATTTTTTATCAGGAATTGCCGGCAAGTGATCCAGCCAAAATTGATGTTTTCATCAATACATACCCTTGAAAACAGGATTTGTTCTGCATATGCTCGCACCATATTCCTCATACTCTTCTTTTGTATGGCAAGCCTGTACAGAAAGAAACTCCTCAATCAACAGtaaaaatttggaaagagAACAATGATAAAAACTTGGGGCAGTTTTATATTAGCAAAAAACAAGGTGAAAGCTCAGCATCAAATGCTGTGGCTGCAGAAATATCAAACACTCGCGTATGCATGGTTTCAGAGAGGAGATGGTCTCCTCATCCATGATCAATTAAGTTCCCCTTGATGCCATTCAATTGCTGAATAAAATGGCTCAAGTTATCATAACAAAAGGCACTAGAAGGGACAAATGGGACAAACACCTTGACCTCACAGAGCCCCTAGTTCTGAAATTAGTGTGGCTTTTTGGAACTCTTCCTGAAGCAACCACCAAATATAGCATACCATTTCCACACAAAAATTAGACCAATCTCTTTTCTGATGTCAAGTGTCAAATTATATGGACTTCCGCATCGTGCAAATATAATAAGATAATAATTGTTTTTATCTCCGTTTTAACTGGCAGAACTCATTATCGGTAGTGAGTGAaccaataaaattatatattcaaTTAGCAAGATATTGTCAAAAACCCAATCTGTAAAACAATGATCTAAGGGTTTCAAGCCCCATAGCAACATGAAGATTATTTGAGGGTTTCAGGATGCAGGGAGAAAGTTATAGAGGAATAATGAGATTGTCTGCCTATGTTAACagaaattctttatttttgtttttcataccGCATAGAATTCAGGTGTGGATGCAAGTACAGAGCCTCCAAACCAAACTGCAAATCTCTGGATGGGATGACTAACAACATTTACTTCCACTGGCTGTGACTGCAtgcccaaacaaaaataaaaatcaaacatattaattgtttttttttaaaaaaaaaaaaaacacatgctGACAAGTTTATTGATAAATTATACATTGCACAACATCTGAAATAAAATTGCTTACTTTTAATTCCCCACCAACTCGAGCTTCAGATGCAAGAAGCCGGGCATCGACAATCTTCTTTATATCCCGTTGCAACCTCCTGTGGAAGTCCTTGAACATGGTTGAACCTCCGGACAACACTATATTCTGAGAATTACAGTAACAGTAACAATAACAAGACTAATCAATAAGTTGTATAAAGAAATCTTAAATGTAAGAACGAAGATCACTAAATGCATCAGGTCATAATACCATAATCTTTGGCGAAATTCACATaagattataaaaataaaaaaaaacttgcatGTGATTGTCTGGACCTTAGAACTAAAAACATTTCAAACACCAGATTATGAACAtaggaaataagaaaacaaatcagAATCAAATGAAGTTGCAGAAAACAATATTTAGATAGAAGGACATAACTGaagttaacaaaattcaaCCCATGTCCAAAGACCATTCAGCAATGGTTCATGAACCCATTACAAGGCTCAGTCACCACATTTGAGCCACACACAATATTACTTCTTATTGCTTCAATTAAATTATCCCATCTATGAGCAATTTCCAAAGCCTACTTCACCTTATACAAAGACCTCCTAGTGTCAATTGGCGCGGACTGAATACACTTGTCAATTACAGCTGGTAAGGGAGTGGTGAAGTCATTGCTATAAATCTCAGGATTAAAGAAAACctgttataatataaaaaattcaagacaAATTAGCAGAGCAAATGTTAGTAACAAGCAATCATTGAGAAGAAATTCAGGAGCAATTTCCCTTCTTAAtcttgccaaaaaaaaaaaatatccttgggggaggaggaagaaagcAAACCTCTGGACCAAGAAATCGTTCATAGCCAATGTCACAAGAGTAAGGTGCGCCTGTCTTTGGTTTAATGCCTCTCCATTGCTTAATATACTTGGATGGTTCTTTATCGTGCTTATTGAACTCCTGCAATCATTGGAAAAACAGATTTTCTCATCAATCAATTTCcaaattgaaaaatagatTAACGAAAATAGACGTGTAACATAAGAAGTTGTGAAGTTGCAATATAATCAGTCAAGCTCATTACAGCAGGTATAAAGAAAAACTACACCCATTTGTAACAAggtcttgaaaaaaaaaaggatgaaaAAGTGACCTTGACAATGTCAGAACTAGTATAGCAATACATTTCCTTCACTTTGCGAGCTACGTCAAAGGAGTCTTCTGGTGGCACATTCTCTCCTCTTTCCTGCACATAATGCAATAATCATTACTACCCAAACACTTCATTTGTAAATCTTAGTTCATATTCCCCATCTTGTATGGTTTCCAACTAATAACCATATCACTATAATGATGTCAACAAAGGTAATAAGAATGCAACTGACAATAATGGGATTccgaaggaaaaaaaaaaacaatgaacaGTTAGTAGTAGTAAGAGTAGAAGACAGCATACCCGCATAAGCTGCTGGACAAAGAGAGTTACATCTTTCCCGGCAATAGGAACTGACTTGATGCTGCTCCCAATAACATAACCTTCTGCAACAGGTACAACATGAGTTGCTCCATCTCCAACATCTACCACAACCCCTGTCATCTCACACTAAGAAATTTGTAGGTCAATCAAAGAGGAAACGATCAAAAGAtaccaaaacaataaaataataataacagaCATAAACTAGCACTTCACACAACATACAGGCAACAGATAAAGTAATTTACAATTTAATGAATAGCATAGAACTCGATGAACTTCCTAACACACTTTAACTTATGATAAACACACACGTAATCTAtaacacaaaaaaattcaataccaACCTTAGACGTTGTGTAACCAGCTGCAAGAGCAAGTACCGAATTCACGGCAATGTAAAGGCCAGGAACATTGAAAGTCTCAAACATAATTTCGCCAGTATACTCACGACTCTCCGGGGCAGTAAGCGGACTCTCagttaaaagaaaatagtgGTCTTCAGGATCACAACGCAAATAGTTGAATATGCATTGCTGCCAAAACCGCTCCATTGAATCCCAATTCTCGACCTGACCCTGGCGAACGGGATAGCTTAGATTGTAAGTTGTACTAGATCGAGATCTTTCCAGGGCCTCATCCCCTATAAAGAAATCAAGATCAGCCATTACGCCAGCATTGTGCTGCGCTAGCCAACCAGCCTTGGAGGAGGTTCTGGCCGGGTTCAGAAACGATTCGTTTAAGGCAACTACAGTCGGAACAATGTAACACGGCTCTACATTACCCGCGAACCCCATCTTAGTATACCTACAAAAATGGATGGAAATGCACATACTGAATAAAATTCCTTTTTGGGTAATTCTGACAAACAGGTGGTGCGTAATGCGTGTAAATCAAAATTCAatagaaaaacacaaagaaagtCAATTGGGGCATTCCATCGAACAGGTTGTGTGCGTAAATACGTACCCACTGCCATTGTCGATAACTACAGCGGGGCGAGCAGCCGGGTCCATGAGAAAAAGATTGAAAACGGGcttggatttgatttgaatggCGGAGGTGGATCTGCAGCTGAGATCCAATAGAGGGCGTAAGGGAAATGATCATGGTCGTGAAGAGCGCTTTGTAGAGCGCAAGAACAGATAACC
This window encodes:
- the LOC18792059 gene encoding actin-related protein 3 is translated as MDPAARPAVVIDNGSGYTKMGFAGNVEPCYIVPTVVALNESFLNPARTSSKAGWLAQHNAGVMADLDFFIGDEALERSRSSTTYNLSYPVRQGQVENWDSMERFWQQCIFNYLRCDPEDHYFLLTESPLTAPESREYTGEIMFETFNVPGLYIAVNSVLALAAGYTTSKCEMTGVVVDVGDGATHVVPVAEGYVIGSSIKSVPIAGKDVTLFVQQLMRERGENVPPEDSFDVARKVKEMYCYTSSDIVKEFNKHDKEPSKYIKQWRGIKPKTGAPYSCDIGYERFLGPEVFFNPEIYSNDFTTPLPAVIDKCIQSAPIDTRRSLYKNIVLSGGSTMFKDFHRRLQRDIKKIVDARLLASEARVGGELKSQPVEVNVVSHPIQRFAVWFGGSVLASTPEFYAACHTKEEYEEYGASICRTNPVFKGMY